The sequence CACAGGACTGAACCATCAGCGCCCGCGGTTCCCTGAGCCCCTGCCGGACTCAGCCGACGTTGACGGTCGGGGCGCCGGCGGTGATGGTGCCGCCGTGCGCGGTGCGGTCTCCCAGGCGGGCGGCCGGCTTGCCGTTGATGCGTACCGTTCCGCTGCCCTGTGTAATGCTGTCCGGCGGGCCGACGCACACACAGCTGTCACCGACGCGCGCCGCGGGCCGCCCGCCGACAAACACGGTGGGGCTGCCGGCATTGATCGGCCCGCCCACGTGCGGGGTCCAGCCGGTCGACTGCGGGCAGACGTGTTGATCACCGAGGCGCGCGGCAGGTGGCATGCCCGGAGTCTACCGGCTGCGCGGGGAGCGCACTCGCGCACCTGCGCTGCGCCTACTGCAGCTGCCGGTCCGGCCAGCTGGGGGTGCGGCTTTCGCGCCAGAAGTTCACGAAAGCGTCGACCTGATCAACG is a genomic window of Deinococcus taeanensis containing:
- a CDS encoding PAAR domain-containing protein, giving the protein MPPAARLGDQHVCPQSTGWTPHVGGPINAGSPTVFVGGRPAARVGDSCVCVGPPDSITQGSGTVRINGKPAARLGDRTAHGGTITAGAPTVNVG